A single genomic interval of Balaenoptera musculus isolate JJ_BM4_2016_0621 chromosome 14, mBalMus1.pri.v3, whole genome shotgun sequence harbors:
- the SETD1B gene encoding histone-lysine N-methyltransferase SETD1B, giving the protein MENSHPPHHHHQQPPPQPGPSGERRNHHWRSYKLMIDPALKKGHHKLYRYDGQHFSLAMSSNRPVEIVEDPRVVGIWTKNKELELSVPKFKIDEFYVGPVPPKQVTFAKLNDNIRENFLRDMCKKYGEVEEVEILYNPKTKKHLGIAKVVFATVRGAKEAVQHLHSTSVMGNIIHVELDTKGETRMRFYELLVTGRYTPQTLPVGELDAVSPIVNETLQLSDALKRLKDGGLSAGCGSGSSSVTPNSGGTPFSQDTAYSSCRLDTPNSYGQGTPLTPRLGTPFSQDSSYSSRQPTPSYLFSQDPTATFKARRHESKFTDAYNRRHEHHYVHNSSAVTAVAGAAATFRGSVDLPFGAVSSSGGSSGPPFKAQPQDSATFAHTPPPTQAASASGVPFKSAFSPYQTPVPPFPPPPEEPAAATPFGARDGGEFRRVPVPPPLPPTEPLTKEKPGTPPGPPPPDANSMELGGRPTFGWSPEPCDSPGTPTLESSPAGPEKPHDSLDSRIEMLLKEQRTKLPFLREQDSDTELQMEGSPISSSSSQLSPLAPFGANSQPGFRGPTPPSSRPSSTGLEDISPTPLPDSDEDDELDLGLGPRPPPEPGPPDPTGLLGQTTEVALDLAGDRTPTSEKMDEGQQSSGEDMEISDDEMPSAPITSADCPKPMVVTPGTGAVAAPSVLAPTLPLPPPPGFPPLPPPPPPPPPQPGFPMPPPLPPPPPPPPPAHPAVTVPPPPLPAPPPGVPPPPILPPLPPFPPGLFPVMQVDMSHVLGGQWGGMPMSFQMQTQMLSRLMTGQGACPYPPFMAAAAAAASAGLQFVNLPPYRGPFSLSSTGPGRGQPWPPLPKFDPSVPPPGYVPRQEDPHKATVDGVLLVVLKELKAIMKRDLNRKMVEVVAFRAFDEWWDKKERMAKASLTPVKSGEHKDEDRPKPKDRIASCLLESWGKGEGLGYEGLGLSIGLRGAIRLPSFKVKRKEPPDTASSGDQKRLRPSTSVDEEDEESERERDRDMADAPCELAKRDPKGVGVRRRPARPLELDSGGEEDEKESLSASSSSSASSSSGSSTTSPSSSASDKEERESTEEEEEGEEEEEEEEEEEEGPRSQISSSSTSSMSDKDDDDEDSEDRDESENDDEDAALSETSEKEEADSDGEETVSIATSKAGAESSSESSESSDFESSSESSSSPSEDEEELAAGEEEEEEDEEEGEEAAADESMAPAAPDEDFEDMATGASATESLVPEEEVDVEAEDEASEARTPMLEEPPLPVGVEELAGCKEPPDEPGLNQEGARLLSPEPPAGEMEARPLPSPEPTPENNLEVEPESPALLSLPLQPPLPPPRPPRPPSPPPEPETPDLPLPPVPLEPPHEDQPPRTPGLCGSLAKSQSAEAVPATPSGEPLPSGGSSGLPLSSPQLPGSPFSYPSPSPGLSSGGLPRTPGRDFSFTPTFPEPGGPLLLPVCPLPAGRRDDRSGPLASSVLLETGLPLPLPLPLPLPLALPVPVLRAQTRAPTQLPPLLPAPLAPCPPPIKRKPGRPRRSPPAVLSLDGPLVRPPGGAPLGRDLLLLPGQPQTPVFPSTHDPRTVTLDFRNAGIPAPPPPLPPQPPPPPPPPPVEPTKLPFKELENQWPSEAIPPGPRGRDEVTEEFMDLAKVRGPWRRPPKKRHEDLVASASPELSPPQPLFRPRSEFEEMTILYDIWNGGIDEEDIRFLCVTYERLLQQDNGMDWLNDTLWVYHPSTSLSSAKKKKRDDGIREHVTGCARSEGFYTIDKKDKLRYLNSSRASTDEPPTDTQGMSIPAQPHASTRAGSERRSEQRRLLSSFTGSCDSDLLKFNQLKFRKKKLKFCKSHIHDWGLFAMEPIAADEMVIEYVGQNIRQVIADMREKRYEDEGIGSSYMFRVDHDTIIDATKCGNFARFINHSCNPNCYAKVITVESQKKIVIYSKQHINVNEEITYDYKFPIEDVKIPCLCGSENCRGTLN; this is encoded by the exons ATGGAGAACAgtcaccccccccaccaccaccaccagcagcccCCGCCGCAGCCCGGCCCTTCGGGCGAGAGGAGGAACCACCATTGGAGAAGTTACAAGTTGATGATTGACCCGGCTTTGAAAAAGGGGCATCATAAACTGTACCGCTACGATGGGCAGCATTTCAGCCTGGCG ATGTCCAGCAACCGCCCGGTGGAAATTGTCGAAGATCCCCGGGTCGTCGGGATCTGGACCAAAAACAAGGAGCTGGAGCTGTCGGTGCCCAAATTCAAG ATCGATGAGTTCTATGTGGGCCCGGTGCCTCCGAAGCAGGTGACATTTGCCAAGCTGAATGATAACATCCGTGAAAACTTCCTGAGGGACATGTGCAAGAAGtatggggaggtggaggaggtggagatTTTGTACAATCCCAAGACCAAGAAGCACTTGGGCATCGCCAAAGTGGTCTTTGCCACGGTCAGGGGAGCCAAGGAGGCGGTTCAGCACTTGCACAGCACTTCGGTCATGGGCAATATCATCCACGTGGAGCTGGACACCAAAG GGGAAACCCGCATGCGGTTCTACGAACTGTTGGTCACGGGCCGATACACACCCCAAACCCTCCCAGTGGGCGAGCTGGACGCTGTCTCTCCAATCGTGAATGAGACCCTGCAG ctgTCAGATGCCCTGAAGCGCCTCAAAGATGGTGGCCTGTCTGCAGGCTGTGGCTCTGGCTCATCCTCTGTCACCCCCAACAGTGGTGGGACACCCTTCTCCCAGGACACTGCTTATTCCAGCTGCCGCTTGGACACACCCAACTCTTACGGACAGGGCACACCGCTCACGCCGCGCCTGGGCACCCCCTTCTCGCAGGACTCCAGCTACTCCAGCCGCCAGCCCACACCCTCCTACCTCTTCAGCCAGGACCCCACAGCGACCTTCAAGGCTCGGCGCCACGAGAGCAAGTTCACGGACGCCTACAACCGCCGCCACGAGCATCATTATGTCCACAACTCTTCTGCAGTCACCGCAGTGGCAGGGGCCGCAGCCACCTTCAGGGGCTCCGTGGACCTCCCATTTGGGGCAGTCAGCAGCAGTGGGGGCAGCAGTGGCCCTCCATTCAAGGCCCAGCCACAGGATTCAGCCACGTTTGCCCACACTCCACCGCCTACCCAAGCAGCCTCCGCTTCTGGAGTCCCATTCAAGTCGGCTTTCTCTCCGTATCAGACTCCTGTGCCCcctttccccccgccccccgaggAGCCCGCTGCCGCAACCCCCTTTGGGGCCCGTGACGGTGGGGAGTTCCGGAGAGTACCTGTGCCCCCGCCCCTGCCGCCCACTGAGCCCCTGACGAAGGAGAAGCCAGGCACGCCGCCTGGACCCCCGCCCCCTGATGCCAACAGCATGGAGCTGGGCGGCCGGCCGACCTTCGGCTGGAGTCCCGAGCCCTGTGACAGTCCTGGTACGCCCACGCTGGAGTCGTCGCCTGCAGGGCCGGAGAAGCCCCACGACAGCCTGGACTCACGGATCGAGATGCTGCTGAAGGAGCAGCGCACCAAGCTGCCCTTCCTTCGGGAGCAGGACTCAGACACCGAGCTGCAGATGGAGGGCAGCCcgatctcctcctcctcctcccagctctccccACTGGCCCCCTTTGGCGCTAACTCTCAGCCTGGCTTTCGAGGCCCCACACCACCCTCCTCACGCCCATCCAGCACCGGCCTGGAGGACATCAGCCCCACACCACTGCCCGACTCGGATGAGGATGATGAGCTTGACCTGGGCCTGGGGCCCCGGCCCCCACCCGAGCCAGGCCCCCCAGACCCTACCGGTCTTCTGGGTCAGACAACTGAGGTGGCCTTGGACCTGGCTGGAGACAGGACCCCAACCTCAGAGAAGATGGATGAG GGGCAGCAGTCCTCGGGGGAGGACATGGAGATCTCAGATGACGAGATGCCCTCGGCCCCCATCACCAGCGCTGACTGCCCCAAGCCCATGGTGGTGACCCCCGGGACGGGGGCTGTGGCAGCTCCCTCCGTGCTGGCCCCGACCTTGCCGTTGCCCCCGCCCCCTGGCTTCCCAccactgcccccgcccccaccgcctcccccgccccagcccggCTTCCCCatgccccctcctctgcccccgcccccgcccccaccgcccccagcccaccccgctGTGACAGTGCCCCCGCCACCGCTGCCAGCACCGCCGCCCGGTGTCCCACCCCCGCCCATTCTGCCGCCGCTGCCGCCCTTCCCGCCGGGGCTGTTTCCCGTGATGCAGGTGGACATGAGCCATGTGCTGGGCGGCCAGTGGGGCGGCATGCCCATGTCCTTCCAGATGCAGACGCAAATGCTGAGCCGCCTGATGACGGGCCAGGGCGCTTGCCCCTACCCGCCCTTCATGGCCGCCGCGGCCGCAGCCGCCTCCGCTGGGCTGCAGTTCGTCAACCTGCCGCCCTACCGGGGCCCCTTCTCCCTGAGCAGCACTGGCCCCGGCCGCGGGCAGCCCTGGCCACCCCTGCCCAAGTTTGACCCGTCAGTGCCGCCACCAGGCTACGTGCCACGCCAGGAGGACCCGCACAAGGCCACGGTGGACGGCGTCCTGCTGGTCGTGCTCAAGGAGCTCAAGGCCATCATGAAGCGGGACCTGAACCGCAAGATGGTGGAGGTGGTGGCCTTCCGGGCCTTCGACGAGTGGTGGGACAAGAAGGAGAGGATGGCCAAG GCCTCGCTGACCCCGGTGAAGTCCGGTGAGCACAAGGACGAGGACAGGCCGAAGCCCAAGGACCGCATCGCCTCCTGCCTGCTGGAGTCGTGGGGCAAGGGCGAGGGCCTGGGCTACGAGGGCCTGGGCCTGAGCATTGGGCTGCGCGGGGCCATCCGCCTGCCCTCCTTCAAGGTCAAGAGGAAAGAGCCGCCGGACACCGCCTCGTCCGGCGACCAGAAGCGGTTGCGACCCTCAACCTCCGTGGATGAGGAGGATGAAG agtCTGAGCGGGAGCGGGACCGCGACATGGCGGATGCCCCCTGTGAGCTCGCCAAGCGGGACCCCAAGGGCGTGGGTGTGCGGCGGCGGCCGGCCCGGCCCCTGGAGCTGGACAGTGGCGGGGAGGAGGACGAGAAGGAGTCGCTGTCGGCGTCCTCGTCCTCGTCGGCGTCCTCGTCCTCGGGGTCCTCGACAACCTcaccctcctcctcagcctccgACAAGGAGGAGCGAGAAAGCacggaggaggaagaggagggggaggaggaggaggaggaggaggaggaggaggaggaaggcccCAGGAGCCAGATCTCCTCCTCCTCGACCTCATCCATGTCAGATAAG gATGACGATGATGAAGACAGTGAAGACAGGGATGAGTCTGAGAATGACGACGAGGACGCAGCCCTGTCGGAGACGAGTGAGAAGGAAGAAGCGGACTCAGATGGAG AGGAGACAGTGAGCATCGCCACCTCCAAGGCTGGAGCCGAGTCCTCCAGTGAGAGTTCTGAGTCTTCTGACTTCGAATCAAGCTCCGAGTCCTCCTCATCACCCTCAGAAGATGAAGAAGAGCTGGcagcgggggaggaggaggaggaggaagatgaggaggaaggggaggaggcagCTGCCGATGAAAGCATGGCTCCCGCTGCTCCTGACGAGGACTTTGAGGACATGGCCACAGGAGCATCCGCGACGGAGTCACTGGTCCCAGAAGAGGAGGTGGACGTCGAGGCTGAGGACGAAGCCTCCGAGGCTCGGACCCCGATGCTGGAAGAGCCCCCCTTGCCTGTGGGTGTCGAGGAGCTGGCTGGCTGCAAGGAGCCCCCCGACGAGCCAGGCCTGAACCAGGAAGGGGCCAGGTTGCTGTCTCCAGAGCCCCCTGCTGGAGAGATGGAGGCCCGGCCCCTGCCATCCCCGGAGCCCACCCCAG AGAACAACCTGGAAGTGGAGCCTGAGTCCCCGGCGCTGCTCTCCTTACCCCTGCAGCCACCGTTGCCGCCCCCTCGACCACCCCGGCCACCCAGCCCACCACCAGAGCCCGAGACCCCAGACCTCCCACTCCCACCAGTCCCTCTGGAGCCTCCCCATGAGGACCAGCCCCCGCGTACTCCAGGCCTCTGTGGCAGCTTGGCCAAGTCGCAGAGCGCAGAGGCAGTGCCGGCCACACCGAGCGGGGAGCCCCTGCCGTCGGGGGGCAGCAGCGGCCTGCCCCTGAGCTCCCCGCAGCTGCCAGGCAGCCCCTTCTCCTACCCGTCCCCATCCCCCGGCTTGAGCAGCGGGGGCCTCCCGAGGACACCTGGCCGGGACTTCAGCTTCACACCCACCTTCCCCGAGCCTGGTGGGCCCCTACTCCTGCCTGTCTGTCCCCTCCCAGCTGGCCGGCGTGATGACCGGTCTGGCCCCCTggcctcctctgtgctcctggaGACAGGCCTGCCGCTCCCTCTGCCCTTGCCCTTGCCCCTGCCCTTGGCATTGCCCGTACCCGTCCTGCGGGCCCAGACTCGGGCCCCCACCCAGCTGCCACCCCTGCTGCCTGCTCCGctggccccctgcccaccccccatcaaGAGGAAGCCGGGCCGGCCCCGGCGATCCCCGCCAGCTGTGCTCTCCTTGGATGGGCCCTTGGTCCGGCCGCCAGGAGGGGCCCCGCTGGGCAGGGACCTCCTGCTTCTGCCAGGCCAGCCACAGACCCCTGTCTTCCCCAGCACCCACGACCCCCGGACCGTGACCCTGGACTTCCGGAACGCGGGGATCCCGGCTCCCCCCCCACCCTTGCCCCCCCAGCCTCCTccgcccccacctccaccacctgtTGAGCCCACCAAGCTGCCCTTTAAGGAGCTAGAGAACCAGTGGCCCTCCGAGGCCATCCCTCCGGGTCCCCGTGGGCGCGACGAGGTCACCGAGGAGTTCATGGACCTGGCCAAGGTGCGGGGGCCCTGGCGCCGGCCACCGAAGAAGCGCCACGAGGACCTAGTGGCCTCAGCCTCCCCCGAGCTCTCGCCGCCGCAGCCCCTCTTTCGGCCCCGCTCGGAGTTTGAGGAGATGACCATCCTGTATGACATCTGGAATGGCGGCATCGACGAGGAGGACATCCGCTTCCTGTGTGTCACCTACGAGCGTCTGCTGCAGCAGGACAACGGCATGGACTGGCTCAATGACACGCTCTGGGTCTACCATCCCT ccaccagcCTCTCTTCAGCTAAGAAGAAGAAACGGGACGACGGCATCCGGGAGCACGTGACAGGCTGTGCCCGCAGCGAGGGCTTCTACACCATCGACAAGAAGGACAAGCTCAGATACCTCAACAGCAGCCGCGCCAGCACCGATGAGCCCCCCACGGACACCCAG GGCATGAGCATCCCAGCGCAGCCTCACGCCTCCACACGGGCCGGCTCGGAGCGGCGTTCCGAGCAGCGCCGCCTGTTGTCCTCCTTCACTGGCAGCTGTGACAGTGACCTGCTCAAGTTCAACCAGCTCAAG ttCCGGAAGAAAAAGCTCAAATTCTGCAAGAGTCACATTCACGACTGGGGCCTGTTCGCCATGGAGCCCATCGCGGCCGACGAGATGGTCATCGAGTACGTGGGCCAGAACATCCGCCAG GTGATTGCGGACATGCGGGAGAAACGTTACGAGGACGAGGGCATCGGTAGCAGCTACATGTTCCGGGTGGACCACGACACCATCATCGACGCCACCAAGTGCGGCAACTTCGCGCGTTTCATCAACCACAGCTGCAAC CCCAACTGCTATGCCAAGGTCATCACCGTGGAGTCGCAGAAGAAGATCGTCATCTACTCGAAGCAGCACATCAACGTCAACGAGGAGATCACCTACGACTACAAGTTCCCCATCGAGGACGTCAAGATCCCCTGCCTCTGTGGCTCCGAGAACTGCCGGGGGACCCTCAACTAG